A segment of the Fibrobacter succinogenes subsp. succinogenes S85 genome:
GGTCCAGCCCTGGAAGTCGGGTGCGTATTTCAACGCAAAAACGGCTCTCCAGTAATCGGAAAACCGTTTCACGTTCGCCTGAAATAACTCGTTTCAGGTTGTCAGACAGTGAGTAATGCCTTATACTACTCTTCATCTGTAGAAGGTTGCTGAATCGGGAGACCAAGCTTGGTCCTTGCTTCGAAGATTTCCTTGCGGAGCTTGTGGTTGTCTTCGTTAGCGGCGACTGCTTCGTCCTGAGTCTTCTTCAGAGTCTTTTCGTTGATGACTTCCTTGGGCGGTTCCTTCTTTGCAGGAGCAGCCGGCTTAGCGGCTTCGGCCTGGTTTTCGCTGTAACCCGTGTAAGAAGAGGATTCAGAAGTGGATTCGTTGCTTCCCGTATAGCCAGTGTCGCTGCTGCCAGAGTTAGAAGAACCTGCGCAAGCTGTGAAAAGTGCTACAGAAACAGAGGCGAGAACTAATTTCCATTTTTTAAGAGACATTATTAAGCTCCATTCTAGTCTTTGATGGCTAAAATATATATAGTTGTGGCAGAAAAAATGTTAAAAAAGGTAAAAATTGACTATGCAAGCACGTAAAAATGACGTTCAGGCCTATTCTCAGGTCTTTTTATCGTCCAAAAATTACGATTCCAAGAAAATTTATGCGAAAAGACGCAAGTCTTTGATGGAAAAGCTAGACTCTTTTTGCGTTTTTGCCGGGATGCCCATTGAACCGGGGGGCGAGGAAGCCTTTGTACAAACTTGGACACGCTTTGTGCAGGACCCTGCGTTTTTGTACTTGATGGGCGTGAACCAGGCGGGTTGCTATCTGGTGTTGGACCCGCGTGCTATGCGTTCGACGCTCTTTGTGCCGCGCAAGGACCCGTTTAAGGAATTCTGGAACGGCAAGCGCCTTGGTTTTGTGGATGGCGAAAATGTTGTTGCTCGCTTGACGGGCGTCGAGGAAGTTCGGCCGATTGACGAACTTTGGGATTTTGTCGAGTCGCTTGCGAAGAAATATGCGAACGGCAAGAATGCGGTGGACCACGCTTATGCTTTCTATTACGAGAAGTTCAAGGGCGACCATAATGAAAAACTTAAGAATGATTTGAAGAAGGTGCTCCGCCCTTATAAGTTGAGCGTTAAGAGCTGTGCCGACAAGCACTTTGAAGACCGCCTAGTGCTAGAACCGGAGCGCATTGATGATGCCCGCGTGGCGCAAAAGATTACGGACGAGGCGTTCCGTGCGCTTTTGACCGAGATGAAGAATATGAAGACCGAGCGCGATGTGGCGCTGTTCCTCAATTACGAAATGCAGCGCCGTGGCGATGGCGACCTCGCGTTCCCGACAATTATTGCGGGGGGCAAGAATGCTTGCTGTCTGCATTACGTGAAGAACGACGAGCAATTGCGCGATGGTGAACTTGTGCTCTTTGACTTTGGTGTGCGGTTCGGGACGCTCCACAGCGATATCTCGCGCACCATCCCTGTAAATGGCAGGTTTGACCCGCTTCAAAAAATGTTGTACGAAATTGTGCTCGAATCTGCAAAGGTGTACCAGCGCGTGGTGCGTCCGGGTGTTGCTCTCAAGGAAATCGGCATGATTTGCTGGGAATTCATCATGATGGAACTCGACCGCCGCCTTTAAAGGGGGCGAAGGGGAGTTTCAAGCTCTTGTACGACAAGAGGCCGCATGGGGTGAGCCACTTTATCGGGGAACATATCCACGAAGGCGACCCGGGTTCACGTTCCTTGGATGTGGTGCTTAAGCCGGGGATGCTCATCTCTTGCGAGCCGGGGCTGTATGGCGATTTTACGGCGACAATTGATGGCAAGCGCTACCGCGAAAGTATCGGCATCCGCATCGAAGATGATTTAATTATTACAAAAAGCGGTTTTGAAAATATTTCGGAGCATATTCCGCGCACAGTAGGGGAGATTGAGGCGCTCATGAAGTGATTTTTCTATCTTTGGACAAAAGGACATTTTGCAAAAAAAGGGTTTTGTAAATGTGGAAAGTTAAAGGTTCTATAAGATTCTTCTTATCTATCCTTGCAACAGCTTTTGTTCAGGCGGGTGTGTTTATTTACGCCCAGAAAATTCTGTCGGGATCGTTCTTTGCCAAAGACGGTATCATCTGGCAGAACTTCATGCTCCAAATCTTCTTCCTCGCGCCATACGTGTTGATGGTGTTCTTTGCGGGGTTCTTCACCAATAAGTTCTCGAAGAACAAGGTGATGGCGTGGTCGTCACTCATGATGACGCTATTTGTGATAGCGCAGTCGGTCTTGGTGACGGTCGATTTCCCGCGAATCGCATTCTGGCTCTCGATTGGGCTTAGCTGCGGTTTTGCCATCCACAGTGCGGCTAAGTACGCAATTCTTAAAGAAATGTTTGGCGTGCGCAATTTGAGCTACGCTAACGCATTCCTCCAGATATTCAGTATCAGCGGTATTATCGCGGCGTCCTGGCTTGCGATTGTCGGCGTGAACCTGATCAACTTGGACCAGCTCGTTTCTTACGAAGCAGTGCGTCGCATTACGGAAAAGTCCGTCGTGATTCCGTGGATTTTGACGGCAGTGAGCGTGCTGGGTACGGTTGCAAACTTCATGATTCCACGCGTGAAGTTCGAAGACTTGAACGTGAGCGTTGACAAGGTCAAGCGCCACTTGAGTCTCGGTTTCCGCGTGCCTACGCTCCGTGCGTCTATCATCGCCCTTTCGATGTTCTGGGCTTTGGCTCAGGTGTTCGTGTTGATTTACCAGGACGTGTCCGGTTCTTCGACCGTGAACATGATGCAGGACTACATGTCGTTTGCGATTGTGGGTCTCATGGTTGGTACGATTGTGGCTGCGCACTTCTCCAAGGACTTTATTGAATCCGGCTTTGTGCCGCTCGGCATGTTTGGCGCCTCGATTTGCATGTTCCTCGTGCCGTTCCTTGTACATCCGGTTGCACTTGTGCTTCTTTACTCCTTGACCGGTTTCTTTGGCGGTCTCATTTTGGTGCCGGTGAATGCGCTTTTGCAGTATAACACGCGTCCGAATAACTCCGGTTCCGTGATTGCTCTTGCAAACTTGATCCAGGCTGTGGTGCTTGTGGCGTTCCTGTTCGTGTTCACGATGATGGTCCGCAACACCGATGTCCGTCCGCAGAACTACTTCATTGGCCTTGCCGTGATTTCTGTGGGTGTATTCGTCTGGTCAATTTCGAACTTGCCGCAGGCTATGCTCCGTACGCTTTTACGTTTTGTGTTCAGCCGCTATAGAATCCGCGTGTTGAACGTGCAGAACATCCCGAACGAAGGTCCGATTCTCTTGGTCGGTAACCACCACAGCTTTATTGACTGGGCTATGGTGCAGATGGC
Coding sequences within it:
- a CDS encoding M24 family metallopeptidase, with protein sequence MYDKRPHGVSHFIGEHIHEGDPGSRSLDVVLKPGMLISCEPGLYGDFTATIDGKRYRESIGIRIEDDLIITKSGFENISEHIPRTVGEIEALMK
- a CDS encoding aminopeptidase P N-terminal domain-containing protein; protein product: MQARKNDVQAYSQVFLSSKNYDSKKIYAKRRKSLMEKLDSFCVFAGMPIEPGGEEAFVQTWTRFVQDPAFLYLMGVNQAGCYLVLDPRAMRSTLFVPRKDPFKEFWNGKRLGFVDGENVVARLTGVEEVRPIDELWDFVESLAKKYANGKNAVDHAYAFYYEKFKGDHNEKLKNDLKKVLRPYKLSVKSCADKHFEDRLVLEPERIDDARVAQKITDEAFRALLTEMKNMKTERDVALFLNYEMQRRGDGDLAFPTIIAGGKNACCLHYVKNDEQLRDGELVLFDFGVRFGTLHSDISRTIPVNGRFDPLQKMLYEIVLESAKVYQRVVRPGVALKEIGMICWEFIMMELDRRL